One stretch of Qipengyuania gelatinilytica DNA includes these proteins:
- a CDS encoding GNAT family N-acetyltransferase — translation MSDEGLAARVAGSVGAIDRAAWNALAGDNPFMSHEFLTSLEDSGSVGPGTGWQPVPLVISSEDGPPLAAMPSYAKGHSQGEYVFDHAFADAWERAGGRYYPKLQIAAPFTPATGPRLLLSDSSLAAPLLSAAEQLCLQNDFSSAHATFIEPDQLSLFEEAGWLLRSDIQFHWVNQDFGSFEDFLATLTSRKRKDLRKERAAAQEGLEIVRLSGDAIRPDHWDAFWHFYQDTGARKWGQPYLTREAFDLFGERMGEKIVLVLALEDGEPIAGALNFIGGDALYGRYWGCSKQVRFLHFELCYYQAIDVAIELGLSRVEAGAQGGHKLARGYEPVETVSAHWFADSGFRAAVAEFLEREREGVAADRNYLERRTPFRKSV, via the coding sequence GTGAGTGACGAGGGGCTTGCTGCACGTGTCGCCGGGTCGGTCGGTGCGATCGACCGTGCGGCATGGAATGCGCTTGCCGGCGACAATCCCTTCATGAGCCATGAATTCCTGACCTCGCTGGAGGATTCGGGCAGCGTGGGGCCGGGCACCGGATGGCAGCCTGTCCCGCTCGTCATTTCGTCCGAAGACGGTCCGCCGCTTGCCGCCATGCCGTCCTATGCGAAGGGGCACAGCCAGGGCGAATATGTCTTCGACCATGCCTTTGCCGATGCGTGGGAGCGGGCAGGGGGGCGATATTACCCCAAGCTCCAGATTGCAGCGCCATTCACGCCCGCCACCGGGCCGCGCCTGTTGTTGTCCGACAGCTCGCTTGCAGCGCCGCTGTTGTCTGCAGCCGAGCAACTCTGCCTGCAAAATGACTTCTCGTCGGCACATGCGACTTTCATCGAGCCCGACCAGCTCAGCCTGTTCGAGGAGGCCGGCTGGCTCCTGCGCAGCGACATCCAGTTCCACTGGGTCAATCAGGATTTTGGCAGCTTCGAGGATTTCCTCGCCACATTGACCTCACGCAAGCGCAAGGACCTGCGTAAGGAGCGCGCCGCCGCGCAGGAAGGTCTGGAAATCGTCCGGCTGAGCGGAGACGCGATACGCCCCGACCACTGGGATGCCTTCTGGCATTTCTACCAGGATACAGGGGCGCGCAAATGGGGCCAGCCTTACCTGACCCGCGAGGCGTTCGACCTGTTCGGCGAGCGGATGGGCGAGAAGATCGTACTGGTGCTGGCGCTCGAAGATGGCGAACCGATTGCTGGTGCGCTCAATTTCATCGGCGGCGACGCGCTGTACGGTCGCTATTGGGGCTGTTCGAAGCAGGTCCGCTTCCTGCATTTCGAACTTTGCTATTACCAGGCGATCGACGTGGCGATCGAACTGGGTCTCTCACGGGTGGAGGCGGGCGCCCAGGGCGGGCACAAGCTGGCCCGCGGTTATGAGCCCGTCGAAACGGTGTCTGCACACTGGTTCGCCGATAGCGGATTCCGCGCGGCGGTGGCGGAGTTCCTCGAGCGAGAGCGCGAAGGCGTGGCCGCCGACCGCAATTATCTCGAGCGAAGAACGCCTTTCAGGAAATCGGTCTAG